Sequence from the Streptomyces sp. NBC_00440 genome:
CCAGCCGTCCGGGTGGCGATGGCTGTACAGGGCGCCCGCCGGGTCGGTGACCAGCTCGCGGGTCACGCCCTTGAGTACGTACGTCGTCCCCAGCACGCCGACGAACCGGCCGGGGTCCACCGCGCCGGTGGCGATCTGGCCCGCGCAGCCGTCAGTCATCCCGAGCCGGACCTCGCAGCCGACGGGCAGCCCGGTATCGGCGGCGGCCCGCGCCGAAACCGTCCCGCTCCGTGTGCCGGGGGCCTGGACGGCGGGCAGCAGCCGGGAGGGCACATCGAACGCGTCGAAGACCTCGGTGGCCCACTCGCCGGCGCGCGGGTCGTAGCCGGACTTCAGCGCATGGCTCCAGTCGGTGGCCACCGGATGCCCGGTGAGCTTGAGGCCGATGAGGTCCGGGGTATGCAGCACCAACTGGCCGGGGAGGGCGCGGGCCGCGCACCCCACCAGCTTCCCCAGCGCGGCAGTCGGCCCGACCGTCAGCCCCAGCGCCCGCCAGCGTGGTGCGCCCAGCTCCTGGGCGCGGGCGTTGACATCTGCGGCGCTCCGGTCGTCGTACATCAGGGCCGGTCCGGCCGGCTCCCCGTCAGGACCGGCCGGCACCAGGGTCCCCGAGGTGGCGGACACGGCGACGGCGGTCACCTCACGGCCGCCGCCGGGCAGCGCCGCGGTCGCCTTCCGCAGAGCGGCCGAAGTCGCGGGCCACCAGGACCGGGCGTCCTGTTCGCTGCGGCCGCCCTCGTGGCGCTCCGGCGGGGCGATCGGGACGCGGGCCTCGGCGAGTACCCGGCCATGGGCGTCGGCGCACACCACCCGGACCGCGGCGGTGGCCACGTCGACGCCCACGACGACCGGGACGGGCGCGGGCCGGGCGCCGGTGGCGGAACTCATCTGCGGGAAGGGTCCTTTCGTACGCAGGCAGACAGGCGTGTGCGGTTACGCGGGTCAGGTGGCCGGGGCGGTGAGCGGTTCGTCGCCGGCGGCATCGTGCAGGGACTTGCCCTGCTGGATGGCCTCCTCGGACGCCTTCGGCAGTTTGAGGAAGAGCGTCAGGAGAGCAGCGACGACATACAGACCGGCGAAGATCAGCACCACTCCATCGCGGCCCAGCGGGCCGAGGAAGAGCGACACGATCGCGGGCCCCACGAAGGCGGCGCCGCCCGCGCCCAGGTTGAGCAGGGCCATCGCGCCGCCCTTGTTCCCGGGTGCCAGCGACGGCATCAGCGCGGAGATGGGCACGAACCCGGCGAGCGTGGCGCCGTAGACCATGCCGACACCGACCGCGACCCAGTAGTTCCCGGTCAGCAGCTTCGGCACGAAGTACAGCGCGAGGACGCTCAGCGCACAGCCCACCGCACCGAACCAGCCGATGGTGGTGCGCCAGCCGATGCGGTCACTGACCACTCCGAAGAGCAGATTGAAGAAGATGTTGGTGGCGAACATGATCGACAGCAGTCGCAGCCAGTCGCCGTCCGTGAAGCCCATCTCGTCGGTGAAGAACGCGGGCAGGATCACCCAGAGACCGAACTGCGGCGCCGTGTTGATGATGCGGACGACGCAGCCGACGGTGACCTTCGGATGGGTCCACGCGATGGAGAGGCTGCGCGTCAGCGACTGGACCGGCCGGACGCCGGGCGGCGCCAGCCGCGAGAACCCGGTGCGTTCGCGTACCCCGAAGAGGCAGAAGGCCCCACCCACGGCGATCACGCCGAGTGCGATCCACAGCGTGCCGAACTTCCCGAACAGCGGGTTGGTGACGGACGCGGTGAGCGAGCCGAGCGTCGGCAGCCCGCCCGTGAAGGCGAAGTAGAACCAGCCGACGGCCGCACCCAGCCTGGCCACCGGCGCGGTCGCTGTCACCCACACCAGGAACGAGAACGCGAAGAGCGGATAGCCGAAGCCACGCAGTCCGTAGAAGACCAGCATCAGCGGGTAGTTGCCCTGCGCGGCGCCCAGCGAGAGGAACAGGACATCGAAGACGATCCAGACGGTCAGCCCGATCTGCATCACCCGCCGCGGTCCCCACAGCTCGGACAGCGCGCCCGAAAGCCAGGAGGCGAGCATGACGGTCACGCCGTACGCCGTGATCACATAGCTCGCACGGACTTCGCTGCCGGCGCCGTTGGCCTTGATGAACGGAGCGATGAACCCGGACTCGACCCCGTCGCCGATCATGAAGATCAGCACCCCGATGAAGCCGAACAGGAGCGGCCGGGGGATACCGGCGCGGTCCCAGACCGTTCCCGCAGGTGCGGCGGTGCTCGCGGCGGTGCTGCGCATAGCTCGTGCCTCCACAGTGTGTCATCGGCCCACGGGCGTACAGCCCCGACGAGAACGCATCATGACCTCTGTGAAATTAACACGCAATACTTTAAGAAGCCGTGTTATCAGCCCGTGGCTGCGACTCTGACATCCGTCCGCTCCTGCAGCGCGGCCAACAGCGCGGCGTCCACCCGGTCGTCCACCACCAGGTGGTCGAAGTCCTCCACCGGGCCCAGCCGGTGGAGCGCGGTCCTGGCCAGCTTCGTACGGTCCATCAGCAGGACCTTCCGGGTGCCCGAAGCCAGCATCGCCCGCTTGACCAGCACCACGTCCTGCTCCTGGTGGTACGTCATCCGGGCGTCCATCGCCGAGGTGGAGACCAGCACCATGTCCACCGAGAGCGCTTCGACGGCCTCCAGGCACGCGACGCCCAGGAAGGAGTCATGCGGGTGCGAGTATTCCCCGCCCAGTGAGATCAGGCGTATCCCGTCCCGGCCCGCGAACAGGTCGATGACCCGCCGGGCGTTGGTCACCACCGTCAGCGGAGCCAGCTCCACCAGCAGCGCGGCCAGTGCGAGCGCGGTGGTGGAGTCGTCCAGCATCACCGACATCCCCGGTTCGACCAGCTCGGCCGCGGTCTTCGCGATGGCGTCCTTCTCGGCGGTGTTCACCCCGAGCCGGTAGTCGAGATTGGACTCGAAAACGGTCGACGGCAGCGCGGACACCCCGCCCCTGAAACGGCGCAGCACCCCGCGCCTGGCCAGTTCGTCCAGGTCCCGGTGCACGGTCATCAGACTCACGCCGGTGAGCTCCGCGAGCTCGGAGCCGCTCGCGGTCCCGTTCGCCAGGACGTGCTCCGTGATGATCTGCCTGCGGGCCTGGGCGCCGGTTGTCGTCATACGGCCAAGTTTCGCGCACCGCCCGCAGGGGCCGGCCGGGTGGGGACGTTCAGCGAGCGCAGGGCGGTGCGGTCACCGCTCACCTCGATCTCCGTCACCGCCGCGTTGTCGAGCCGGGGGAACACCAGCCGGTAGCGGCCCACTGCAATGCCCAGCATCGAGCACAGCGCCATCCGGAGCAGCGTGTTGTGCGCGACCACCAGGACCGTGGCTCCCCGATGGCGACGGGCCAGGCCGCGCAGCGCATCCGATGCGCGGGCCGCCGCGGCCGACGGCGCCTCGGAACCGGGAAAGGCGCCGGACTCCGCGTCCTCGTGGAACCGCCGCACCGCCTCGGGGTCCTCGGCGGTCATCTCCGCGATGGTGCGGCCCTCGCCCCAGCCGAAGTCCACCTCACGCAGCGCATCGACGACCTCGGGCTCGGCGCCGAGCGCCCGCGCGGCCGGGCCGGCGGTGAGCAGTGCCCGGCTGACCGGTGAGCTGGCCACCGCGTCGACGCCGCGCAGCCGGGCCCAGTCCGCGAGCTCCTGTGCCTGCTCCAGGCCCTTCGCGGTCAGCGGTACGTCGGAGACCCCCGCGTACCGGTTCTCCGTATGCCATTGCGTCTCGCCGTGCCGGACGAGCAGCAGCCGGGCCTCCATCGGATCGCGCTCCTTCGCAGCGGGCCGCCACCGGCCCGGGAGACGATGCCGCCCGGGTCCGTGTCGGCCCATTGATTCTTCAAAACGATGATGTTAAATCTATCAACGCCCATGATAGTGATGCGGCGGCCGGGCAGGTGCGGCACCGCTGACGCACCGTGCACCCGTGACCCGAAGAAGGGCCCAGCCCATGCGCATCCTCGCCGCCGGTGACCACTTCGTCCTCCCCGGTCTGCT
This genomic interval carries:
- a CDS encoding FGGY-family carbohydrate kinase; the protein is MSSATGARPAPVPVVVGVDVATAAVRVVCADAHGRVLAEARVPIAPPERHEGGRSEQDARSWWPATSAALRKATAALPGGGREVTAVAVSATSGTLVPAGPDGEPAGPALMYDDRSAADVNARAQELGAPRWRALGLTVGPTAALGKLVGCAARALPGQLVLHTPDLIGLKLTGHPVATDWSHALKSGYDPRAGEWATEVFDAFDVPSRLLPAVQAPGTRSGTVSARAAADTGLPVGCEVRLGMTDGCAGQIATGAVDPGRFVGVLGTTYVLKGVTRELVTDPAGALYSHRHPDGWWLPGGASNTGGEAVARVEAARLPGLDAAAQARGPAGCLAYPLRREGERFPFVSGAARGFLVGTPRDEADEHRAALEGVAFLERLAVERVQALGIEVRGPLYAAGGGSRSAVWNSIRATVLNRPLSVAERAETAFGAALLAASGTLHPDLSAAVTAMAGAGRTVDPVERERAALDASYERFVTELRSRGWLGTG
- a CDS encoding MFS transporter; protein product: MRSTAASTAAPAGTVWDRAGIPRPLLFGFIGVLIFMIGDGVESGFIAPFIKANGAGSEVRASYVITAYGVTVMLASWLSGALSELWGPRRVMQIGLTVWIVFDVLFLSLGAAQGNYPLMLVFYGLRGFGYPLFAFSFLVWVTATAPVARLGAAVGWFYFAFTGGLPTLGSLTASVTNPLFGKFGTLWIALGVIAVGGAFCLFGVRERTGFSRLAPPGVRPVQSLTRSLSIAWTHPKVTVGCVVRIINTAPQFGLWVILPAFFTDEMGFTDGDWLRLLSIMFATNIFFNLLFGVVSDRIGWRTTIGWFGAVGCALSVLALYFVPKLLTGNYWVAVGVGMVYGATLAGFVPISALMPSLAPGNKGGAMALLNLGAGGAAFVGPAIVSLFLGPLGRDGVVLIFAGLYVVAALLTLFLKLPKASEEAIQQGKSLHDAAGDEPLTAPAT
- a CDS encoding DeoR/GlpR family DNA-binding transcription regulator, which gives rise to MTTTGAQARRQIITEHVLANGTASGSELAELTGVSLMTVHRDLDELARRGVLRRFRGGVSALPSTVFESNLDYRLGVNTAEKDAIAKTAAELVEPGMSVMLDDSTTALALAALLVELAPLTVVTNARRVIDLFAGRDGIRLISLGGEYSHPHDSFLGVACLEAVEALSVDMVLVSTSAMDARMTYHQEQDVVLVKRAMLASGTRKVLLMDRTKLARTALHRLGPVEDFDHLVVDDRVDAALLAALQERTDVRVAATG
- a CDS encoding histidine phosphatase family protein, translating into MEARLLLVRHGETQWHTENRYAGVSDVPLTAKGLEQAQELADWARLRGVDAVASSPVSRALLTAGPAARALGAEPEVVDALREVDFGWGEGRTIAEMTAEDPEAVRRFHEDAESGAFPGSEAPSAAAARASDALRGLARRHRGATVLVVAHNTLLRMALCSMLGIAVGRYRLVFPRLDNAAVTEIEVSGDRTALRSLNVPTRPAPAGGARNLAV